A region of Mustela lutreola isolate mMusLut2 chromosome 17, mMusLut2.pri, whole genome shotgun sequence DNA encodes the following proteins:
- the ANKS3 gene encoding ankyrin repeat and SAM domain-containing protein 3 isoform X1 produces MSELSDEASEPELLNRSLSMWHGLGAQVSREELAVPLDLHTAASIGQYEVVKECVQRRELDLNKKNGGGWTPLMYASYIGHDTIVHLLLEAGVSVNVPTPEGQTPLMLASSCGNESIAYFLLQQGAELEMKDIQGWTALFHCTSAGHQQMVKFLLDSGANANVREPVYGFTPLMEAAAAGHEIIVQYFLNHGVRVDTRDHSGATARMLAKQYGHMKIVGLIDAHSPALPKNVYRSPDKFEDLSSSDESCPVPQRQRPCRKKGLSIHEGPRALARITAIGLGGKMQQPCREQVPLPGYVTFNSSDENPLVAGGLCYRDVTSPINDRDVESSSSSSREERALCASLGAGGRSSSSEGLTRAPGVSSEASLESNEDSDHACQSSVRKQTKSYMKTKNRYSNSASPWPPGTCPPGAASSPGSMTQTERCPHSGPQDLATLLDQIGCRKYLQVFEEQDVDLRIFLTLTESDLKEIGITLFGPKRKMTSAIARWHSSARPPSDALELAYADRLEAEMQELAIQLHKRCEEVEAMRGQVSQEQELRAVVESCLLEQDGARKDVHAQLQETWALARDAALVLEQLRACQAELSARVKQEVPTRGSPLGRALLPTADSSGWQASLQTLSLPELSGALEDRVQEMGRVLCSVTQSLEKLQVLNGKENWREP; encoded by the exons ATGTCGGAGCTCAGCGATGAAGCCAGTGAGCCGGAGCTCCTGAACCGCAGCTTGTCCATGTGGCACGGGCTGGGGGCTCAGGTCAGCCGGGAGGAGCTGGCCGTCCCCTTGGATCTTCACACAGCTGCTTCCATCGGCCAGTACGAAGTGGTGAAGGAATGTGTGCAGCG GAGAGAGTTAGATTTGAATAAGAAGAATGGTGGTGGCTGGACCCCGCTGATGTATGCCTCCTACATCGGACACGATACCATCGTGCACCTGCTGCTGGAGGCGGGGGTGAGCGTGAACGTGCCGACCCCAGAAGGGCAGACTCCGCTGATGCTGGCTTCCAGCTGTGGCAACGAGAGCATCGCCTACTTTCTCCTCCAG CAAGGTGCCGAGCTGGAAATGAAGGACATTCAAGGCTGGACTGCCCTCTTCCACTGCACCAGCGCTGGGCACCAGCAGATGGTCAAGTTCCTTTTGGACAGTGGAGCGAATGCCAACGTGAG GGAACCAGTGTATGGATTTACTCCTTTGATGGAAGCAGCTGCCGCTGGCCATGAAATAATTGTGCAGTATTTTCTCAATCAT GGAGTGAGAGTGGACACAAGAGACCACAGCGGGGCCACAGCCCGGATGCTGGCCAAGCAGTACGGACACATGAAGATTGTGGGGCTGATCGACGCTCACTCGCCTGCTCTGCCCAAGAACGTCTACCGGAGTCCAG ACAAATTTGAAGACCTAAGCTCTTCGGATGAATCCTGCCCCGTTCCGCAGAGACAGAGGCCCTGTCGGAAGAAGGGCCTCAGCATCCATGAGGGGCCTCGAGCCTTGGCCAGGATCacagccattggacttgggggcAAGATGCAGCAGCCTTGCCGCG AGCAGGTGCCTCTGCCGGGCTACGTCACCTTCAACAGCAGCGACGAGAACCCGCTGGTGGCGGGAGGCCTCTGCTACAGGGACGTCACCTCCCCGATCAATGACCGGGATGtggagagcagcagcagcagcagtcgGG AAGAGCGCGCCCTCTGTGCCAGCCTGGGGGCCGGGGggcgcagcagcagcagcgaggGCCTGACCAGAGCCCCCGGAGTCAGCAGCGAGGCGTCGCTGGAGAGCAACGAG GATTCGGATCATGCCTGTCAGAGTTCGGTTCGCAAGCAAACTAAAAGCTACATGAAGACCAAGAATCGTTACAGCAACAGCGCCAGCCCTTGGCCTCCCGGCACCTGCCCTCCCGGGGCAGCCTCTTCCCCAGGATCCATGACCCAGACAGAGAGATGCCCCCATTCAGGACCTCAG GACCTCGCCACGCTGCTGGATCAGATCGGGTGTCGGAAGTACCTGCAGGTGTTCGAGGAGCAGGACGTGGACCTCCGCATCTTCCTGACCCTCACGGAGAGCGACCTGAAGGAAATCGGCATCAC CTTGTTTGGGCCGAAGAGGAAGATGACCTCTGCCATCGCCCGCTGGCACAGCAGCGCCCGTCCCCCCAGCGATGCCCTAGAACTGGCCTATGCCGACCGGCTCGAAGCGGAGATGCAGGAGCTCGCCATCCAGCTGCACAAG CGCTGTGAGGAGGTGGAGGCCATGCGGGGTCAGGTGTCGCAGGAGCAGGAGCTGCGCGCCGTGGTGGAGAGCTGCCTCCTGGAGCAGGACGGTGCCCGGAAGGACGTGCACGCCCAGCTGCAGGAGACCTGGGCCCTCGCCCGGGATGCCGCGCTTGTCTTGGAGCAGCTGCG agcctgccAAGCGGAGCTGTCAGCCAGAGTGAAGCAGGAGGTGCCCACCCGAGGGTCCCCCCTGGGCAGagccctcctccccacagctG ATTCCAGCGGCTGGCAGGCCTCGCTGCAGACTCTGAGCCTCCCTGAGCTGTCAGGAGCACTGGAGGATCGAGTCCAGGAAATGG GGCGAGTGCTATGCTCAGTGACCCAGAGCTTGGAGAAGCTGCAAGTGCTGAACGGGAAGGAGAACTGGCGGGAGCCTTAG
- the ANKS3 gene encoding ankyrin repeat and SAM domain-containing protein 3 isoform X3 has translation MSELSDEASEPELLNRSLSMWHGLGAQVSREELAVPLDLHTAASIGQYEVVKECVQRRELDLNKKNGGGWTPLMYASYIGHDTIVHLLLEAGVSVNVPTPEGQTPLMLASSCGNESIAYFLLQQGAELEMKDIQGWTALFHCTSAGHQQMVKFLLDSGANANVREPVYGFTPLMEAAAAGHEIIVQYFLNHGVRVDTRDHSGATARMLAKQYGHMKIVGLIDAHSPALPKNVYRSPDKFEDLSSSDESCPVPQRQRPCRKKGLSIHEGPRALARITAIGLGGKMQQPCREQVPLPGYVTFNSSDENPLVAGGLCYRDVTSPINDRDVESSSSSSREERALCASLGAGGRSSSSEGLTRAPGVSSEASLESNEDSDHACQSSVRKQTKSYMKTKNRYSNSASPWPPGTCPPGAASSPGSMTQTERCPHSGPQDLATLLDQIGCRKYLQVFEEQDVDLRIFLTLTESDLKEIGITLFGPKRKMTSAIARWHSSARPPSDALELAYADRLEAEMQELAIQLHKRCEEVEAMRGQVSQEQELRAVVESCLLEQDGARKDVHAQLQETWALARDAALVLEQLRACQAELSARVKQEVPTRGSPLGRALLPTADSSGWQASLQTLSLPELSGALEDRVQEMESDVG, from the exons ATGTCGGAGCTCAGCGATGAAGCCAGTGAGCCGGAGCTCCTGAACCGCAGCTTGTCCATGTGGCACGGGCTGGGGGCTCAGGTCAGCCGGGAGGAGCTGGCCGTCCCCTTGGATCTTCACACAGCTGCTTCCATCGGCCAGTACGAAGTGGTGAAGGAATGTGTGCAGCG GAGAGAGTTAGATTTGAATAAGAAGAATGGTGGTGGCTGGACCCCGCTGATGTATGCCTCCTACATCGGACACGATACCATCGTGCACCTGCTGCTGGAGGCGGGGGTGAGCGTGAACGTGCCGACCCCAGAAGGGCAGACTCCGCTGATGCTGGCTTCCAGCTGTGGCAACGAGAGCATCGCCTACTTTCTCCTCCAG CAAGGTGCCGAGCTGGAAATGAAGGACATTCAAGGCTGGACTGCCCTCTTCCACTGCACCAGCGCTGGGCACCAGCAGATGGTCAAGTTCCTTTTGGACAGTGGAGCGAATGCCAACGTGAG GGAACCAGTGTATGGATTTACTCCTTTGATGGAAGCAGCTGCCGCTGGCCATGAAATAATTGTGCAGTATTTTCTCAATCAT GGAGTGAGAGTGGACACAAGAGACCACAGCGGGGCCACAGCCCGGATGCTGGCCAAGCAGTACGGACACATGAAGATTGTGGGGCTGATCGACGCTCACTCGCCTGCTCTGCCCAAGAACGTCTACCGGAGTCCAG ACAAATTTGAAGACCTAAGCTCTTCGGATGAATCCTGCCCCGTTCCGCAGAGACAGAGGCCCTGTCGGAAGAAGGGCCTCAGCATCCATGAGGGGCCTCGAGCCTTGGCCAGGATCacagccattggacttgggggcAAGATGCAGCAGCCTTGCCGCG AGCAGGTGCCTCTGCCGGGCTACGTCACCTTCAACAGCAGCGACGAGAACCCGCTGGTGGCGGGAGGCCTCTGCTACAGGGACGTCACCTCCCCGATCAATGACCGGGATGtggagagcagcagcagcagcagtcgGG AAGAGCGCGCCCTCTGTGCCAGCCTGGGGGCCGGGGggcgcagcagcagcagcgaggGCCTGACCAGAGCCCCCGGAGTCAGCAGCGAGGCGTCGCTGGAGAGCAACGAG GATTCGGATCATGCCTGTCAGAGTTCGGTTCGCAAGCAAACTAAAAGCTACATGAAGACCAAGAATCGTTACAGCAACAGCGCCAGCCCTTGGCCTCCCGGCACCTGCCCTCCCGGGGCAGCCTCTTCCCCAGGATCCATGACCCAGACAGAGAGATGCCCCCATTCAGGACCTCAG GACCTCGCCACGCTGCTGGATCAGATCGGGTGTCGGAAGTACCTGCAGGTGTTCGAGGAGCAGGACGTGGACCTCCGCATCTTCCTGACCCTCACGGAGAGCGACCTGAAGGAAATCGGCATCAC CTTGTTTGGGCCGAAGAGGAAGATGACCTCTGCCATCGCCCGCTGGCACAGCAGCGCCCGTCCCCCCAGCGATGCCCTAGAACTGGCCTATGCCGACCGGCTCGAAGCGGAGATGCAGGAGCTCGCCATCCAGCTGCACAAG CGCTGTGAGGAGGTGGAGGCCATGCGGGGTCAGGTGTCGCAGGAGCAGGAGCTGCGCGCCGTGGTGGAGAGCTGCCTCCTGGAGCAGGACGGTGCCCGGAAGGACGTGCACGCCCAGCTGCAGGAGACCTGGGCCCTCGCCCGGGATGCCGCGCTTGTCTTGGAGCAGCTGCG agcctgccAAGCGGAGCTGTCAGCCAGAGTGAAGCAGGAGGTGCCCACCCGAGGGTCCCCCCTGGGCAGagccctcctccccacagctG ATTCCAGCGGCTGGCAGGCCTCGCTGCAGACTCTGAGCCTCCCTGAGCTGTCAGGAGCACTGGAGGATCGAGTCCAGGAAATGG AATCTGACGTTGGGTGA
- the ANKS3 gene encoding ankyrin repeat and SAM domain-containing protein 3 isoform X2: MSELSDEASEPELLNRSLSMWHGLGAQVSREELAVPLDLHTAASIGQYEVVKECVQRRELDLNKKNGGGWTPLMYASYIGHDTIVHLLLEAGVSVNVPTPEGQTPLMLASSCGNESIAYFLLQQGAELEMKDIQGWTALFHCTSAGHQQMVKFLLDSGANANVREPVYGFTPLMEAAAAGHEIIVQYFLNHGVRVDTRDHSGATARMLAKQYGHMKIVGLIDAHSPALPKNVYRSPDKFEDLSSSDESCPVPQRQRPCRKKGLSIHEGPRALARITAIGLGGKMQQPCREQVPLPGYVTFNSSDENPLVAGGLCYRDVTSPINDRDVESSSSSSRERALCASLGAGGRSSSSEGLTRAPGVSSEASLESNEDSDHACQSSVRKQTKSYMKTKNRYSNSASPWPPGTCPPGAASSPGSMTQTERCPHSGPQDLATLLDQIGCRKYLQVFEEQDVDLRIFLTLTESDLKEIGITLFGPKRKMTSAIARWHSSARPPSDALELAYADRLEAEMQELAIQLHKRCEEVEAMRGQVSQEQELRAVVESCLLEQDGARKDVHAQLQETWALARDAALVLEQLRACQAELSARVKQEVPTRGSPLGRALLPTADSSGWQASLQTLSLPELSGALEDRVQEMGRVLCSVTQSLEKLQVLNGKENWREP, encoded by the exons ATGTCGGAGCTCAGCGATGAAGCCAGTGAGCCGGAGCTCCTGAACCGCAGCTTGTCCATGTGGCACGGGCTGGGGGCTCAGGTCAGCCGGGAGGAGCTGGCCGTCCCCTTGGATCTTCACACAGCTGCTTCCATCGGCCAGTACGAAGTGGTGAAGGAATGTGTGCAGCG GAGAGAGTTAGATTTGAATAAGAAGAATGGTGGTGGCTGGACCCCGCTGATGTATGCCTCCTACATCGGACACGATACCATCGTGCACCTGCTGCTGGAGGCGGGGGTGAGCGTGAACGTGCCGACCCCAGAAGGGCAGACTCCGCTGATGCTGGCTTCCAGCTGTGGCAACGAGAGCATCGCCTACTTTCTCCTCCAG CAAGGTGCCGAGCTGGAAATGAAGGACATTCAAGGCTGGACTGCCCTCTTCCACTGCACCAGCGCTGGGCACCAGCAGATGGTCAAGTTCCTTTTGGACAGTGGAGCGAATGCCAACGTGAG GGAACCAGTGTATGGATTTACTCCTTTGATGGAAGCAGCTGCCGCTGGCCATGAAATAATTGTGCAGTATTTTCTCAATCAT GGAGTGAGAGTGGACACAAGAGACCACAGCGGGGCCACAGCCCGGATGCTGGCCAAGCAGTACGGACACATGAAGATTGTGGGGCTGATCGACGCTCACTCGCCTGCTCTGCCCAAGAACGTCTACCGGAGTCCAG ACAAATTTGAAGACCTAAGCTCTTCGGATGAATCCTGCCCCGTTCCGCAGAGACAGAGGCCCTGTCGGAAGAAGGGCCTCAGCATCCATGAGGGGCCTCGAGCCTTGGCCAGGATCacagccattggacttgggggcAAGATGCAGCAGCCTTGCCGCG AGCAGGTGCCTCTGCCGGGCTACGTCACCTTCAACAGCAGCGACGAGAACCCGCTGGTGGCGGGAGGCCTCTGCTACAGGGACGTCACCTCCCCGATCAATGACCGGGATGtggagagcagcagcagcagcagtcgGG AGCGCGCCCTCTGTGCCAGCCTGGGGGCCGGGGggcgcagcagcagcagcgaggGCCTGACCAGAGCCCCCGGAGTCAGCAGCGAGGCGTCGCTGGAGAGCAACGAG GATTCGGATCATGCCTGTCAGAGTTCGGTTCGCAAGCAAACTAAAAGCTACATGAAGACCAAGAATCGTTACAGCAACAGCGCCAGCCCTTGGCCTCCCGGCACCTGCCCTCCCGGGGCAGCCTCTTCCCCAGGATCCATGACCCAGACAGAGAGATGCCCCCATTCAGGACCTCAG GACCTCGCCACGCTGCTGGATCAGATCGGGTGTCGGAAGTACCTGCAGGTGTTCGAGGAGCAGGACGTGGACCTCCGCATCTTCCTGACCCTCACGGAGAGCGACCTGAAGGAAATCGGCATCAC CTTGTTTGGGCCGAAGAGGAAGATGACCTCTGCCATCGCCCGCTGGCACAGCAGCGCCCGTCCCCCCAGCGATGCCCTAGAACTGGCCTATGCCGACCGGCTCGAAGCGGAGATGCAGGAGCTCGCCATCCAGCTGCACAAG CGCTGTGAGGAGGTGGAGGCCATGCGGGGTCAGGTGTCGCAGGAGCAGGAGCTGCGCGCCGTGGTGGAGAGCTGCCTCCTGGAGCAGGACGGTGCCCGGAAGGACGTGCACGCCCAGCTGCAGGAGACCTGGGCCCTCGCCCGGGATGCCGCGCTTGTCTTGGAGCAGCTGCG agcctgccAAGCGGAGCTGTCAGCCAGAGTGAAGCAGGAGGTGCCCACCCGAGGGTCCCCCCTGGGCAGagccctcctccccacagctG ATTCCAGCGGCTGGCAGGCCTCGCTGCAGACTCTGAGCCTCCCTGAGCTGTCAGGAGCACTGGAGGATCGAGTCCAGGAAATGG GGCGAGTGCTATGCTCAGTGACCCAGAGCTTGGAGAAGCTGCAAGTGCTGAACGGGAAGGAGAACTGGCGGGAGCCTTAG
- the ANKS3 gene encoding ankyrin repeat and SAM domain-containing protein 3 isoform X4 yields MCAAQGAELEMKDIQGWTALFHCTSAGHQQMVKFLLDSGANANVREPVYGFTPLMEAAAAGHEIIVQYFLNHGVRVDTRDHSGATARMLAKQYGHMKIVGLIDAHSPALPKNVYRSPDKFEDLSSSDESCPVPQRQRPCRKKGLSIHEGPRALARITAIGLGGKMQQPCREQVPLPGYVTFNSSDENPLVAGGLCYRDVTSPINDRDVESSSSSSREERALCASLGAGGRSSSSEGLTRAPGVSSEASLESNEDSDHACQSSVRKQTKSYMKTKNRYSNSASPWPPGTCPPGAASSPGSMTQTERCPHSGPQDLATLLDQIGCRKYLQVFEEQDVDLRIFLTLTESDLKEIGITLFGPKRKMTSAIARWHSSARPPSDALELAYADRLEAEMQELAIQLHKRCEEVEAMRGQVSQEQELRAVVESCLLEQDGARKDVHAQLQETWALARDAALVLEQLRACQAELSARVKQEVPTRGSPLGRALLPTADSSGWQASLQTLSLPELSGALEDRVQEMGRVLCSVTQSLEKLQVLNGKENWREP; encoded by the exons ATGTGTGCAGCG CAAGGTGCCGAGCTGGAAATGAAGGACATTCAAGGCTGGACTGCCCTCTTCCACTGCACCAGCGCTGGGCACCAGCAGATGGTCAAGTTCCTTTTGGACAGTGGAGCGAATGCCAACGTGAG GGAACCAGTGTATGGATTTACTCCTTTGATGGAAGCAGCTGCCGCTGGCCATGAAATAATTGTGCAGTATTTTCTCAATCAT GGAGTGAGAGTGGACACAAGAGACCACAGCGGGGCCACAGCCCGGATGCTGGCCAAGCAGTACGGACACATGAAGATTGTGGGGCTGATCGACGCTCACTCGCCTGCTCTGCCCAAGAACGTCTACCGGAGTCCAG ACAAATTTGAAGACCTAAGCTCTTCGGATGAATCCTGCCCCGTTCCGCAGAGACAGAGGCCCTGTCGGAAGAAGGGCCTCAGCATCCATGAGGGGCCTCGAGCCTTGGCCAGGATCacagccattggacttgggggcAAGATGCAGCAGCCTTGCCGCG AGCAGGTGCCTCTGCCGGGCTACGTCACCTTCAACAGCAGCGACGAGAACCCGCTGGTGGCGGGAGGCCTCTGCTACAGGGACGTCACCTCCCCGATCAATGACCGGGATGtggagagcagcagcagcagcagtcgGG AAGAGCGCGCCCTCTGTGCCAGCCTGGGGGCCGGGGggcgcagcagcagcagcgaggGCCTGACCAGAGCCCCCGGAGTCAGCAGCGAGGCGTCGCTGGAGAGCAACGAG GATTCGGATCATGCCTGTCAGAGTTCGGTTCGCAAGCAAACTAAAAGCTACATGAAGACCAAGAATCGTTACAGCAACAGCGCCAGCCCTTGGCCTCCCGGCACCTGCCCTCCCGGGGCAGCCTCTTCCCCAGGATCCATGACCCAGACAGAGAGATGCCCCCATTCAGGACCTCAG GACCTCGCCACGCTGCTGGATCAGATCGGGTGTCGGAAGTACCTGCAGGTGTTCGAGGAGCAGGACGTGGACCTCCGCATCTTCCTGACCCTCACGGAGAGCGACCTGAAGGAAATCGGCATCAC CTTGTTTGGGCCGAAGAGGAAGATGACCTCTGCCATCGCCCGCTGGCACAGCAGCGCCCGTCCCCCCAGCGATGCCCTAGAACTGGCCTATGCCGACCGGCTCGAAGCGGAGATGCAGGAGCTCGCCATCCAGCTGCACAAG CGCTGTGAGGAGGTGGAGGCCATGCGGGGTCAGGTGTCGCAGGAGCAGGAGCTGCGCGCCGTGGTGGAGAGCTGCCTCCTGGAGCAGGACGGTGCCCGGAAGGACGTGCACGCCCAGCTGCAGGAGACCTGGGCCCTCGCCCGGGATGCCGCGCTTGTCTTGGAGCAGCTGCG agcctgccAAGCGGAGCTGTCAGCCAGAGTGAAGCAGGAGGTGCCCACCCGAGGGTCCCCCCTGGGCAGagccctcctccccacagctG ATTCCAGCGGCTGGCAGGCCTCGCTGCAGACTCTGAGCCTCCCTGAGCTGTCAGGAGCACTGGAGGATCGAGTCCAGGAAATGG GGCGAGTGCTATGCTCAGTGACCCAGAGCTTGGAGAAGCTGCAAGTGCTGAACGGGAAGGAGAACTGGCGGGAGCCTTAG
- the ANKS3 gene encoding ankyrin repeat and SAM domain-containing protein 3 isoform X5 → MKDIQGWTALFHCTSAGHQQMVKFLLDSGANANVREPVYGFTPLMEAAAAGHEIIVQYFLNHGVRVDTRDHSGATARMLAKQYGHMKIVGLIDAHSPALPKNVYRSPDKFEDLSSSDESCPVPQRQRPCRKKGLSIHEGPRALARITAIGLGGKMQQPCREQVPLPGYVTFNSSDENPLVAGGLCYRDVTSPINDRDVESSSSSSREERALCASLGAGGRSSSSEGLTRAPGVSSEASLESNEDSDHACQSSVRKQTKSYMKTKNRYSNSASPWPPGTCPPGAASSPGSMTQTERCPHSGPQDLATLLDQIGCRKYLQVFEEQDVDLRIFLTLTESDLKEIGITLFGPKRKMTSAIARWHSSARPPSDALELAYADRLEAEMQELAIQLHKRCEEVEAMRGQVSQEQELRAVVESCLLEQDGARKDVHAQLQETWALARDAALVLEQLRACQAELSARVKQEVPTRGSPLGRALLPTADSSGWQASLQTLSLPELSGALEDRVQEMGRVLCSVTQSLEKLQVLNGKENWREP, encoded by the exons ATGAAGGACATTCAAGGCTGGACTGCCCTCTTCCACTGCACCAGCGCTGGGCACCAGCAGATGGTCAAGTTCCTTTTGGACAGTGGAGCGAATGCCAACGTGAG GGAACCAGTGTATGGATTTACTCCTTTGATGGAAGCAGCTGCCGCTGGCCATGAAATAATTGTGCAGTATTTTCTCAATCAT GGAGTGAGAGTGGACACAAGAGACCACAGCGGGGCCACAGCCCGGATGCTGGCCAAGCAGTACGGACACATGAAGATTGTGGGGCTGATCGACGCTCACTCGCCTGCTCTGCCCAAGAACGTCTACCGGAGTCCAG ACAAATTTGAAGACCTAAGCTCTTCGGATGAATCCTGCCCCGTTCCGCAGAGACAGAGGCCCTGTCGGAAGAAGGGCCTCAGCATCCATGAGGGGCCTCGAGCCTTGGCCAGGATCacagccattggacttgggggcAAGATGCAGCAGCCTTGCCGCG AGCAGGTGCCTCTGCCGGGCTACGTCACCTTCAACAGCAGCGACGAGAACCCGCTGGTGGCGGGAGGCCTCTGCTACAGGGACGTCACCTCCCCGATCAATGACCGGGATGtggagagcagcagcagcagcagtcgGG AAGAGCGCGCCCTCTGTGCCAGCCTGGGGGCCGGGGggcgcagcagcagcagcgaggGCCTGACCAGAGCCCCCGGAGTCAGCAGCGAGGCGTCGCTGGAGAGCAACGAG GATTCGGATCATGCCTGTCAGAGTTCGGTTCGCAAGCAAACTAAAAGCTACATGAAGACCAAGAATCGTTACAGCAACAGCGCCAGCCCTTGGCCTCCCGGCACCTGCCCTCCCGGGGCAGCCTCTTCCCCAGGATCCATGACCCAGACAGAGAGATGCCCCCATTCAGGACCTCAG GACCTCGCCACGCTGCTGGATCAGATCGGGTGTCGGAAGTACCTGCAGGTGTTCGAGGAGCAGGACGTGGACCTCCGCATCTTCCTGACCCTCACGGAGAGCGACCTGAAGGAAATCGGCATCAC CTTGTTTGGGCCGAAGAGGAAGATGACCTCTGCCATCGCCCGCTGGCACAGCAGCGCCCGTCCCCCCAGCGATGCCCTAGAACTGGCCTATGCCGACCGGCTCGAAGCGGAGATGCAGGAGCTCGCCATCCAGCTGCACAAG CGCTGTGAGGAGGTGGAGGCCATGCGGGGTCAGGTGTCGCAGGAGCAGGAGCTGCGCGCCGTGGTGGAGAGCTGCCTCCTGGAGCAGGACGGTGCCCGGAAGGACGTGCACGCCCAGCTGCAGGAGACCTGGGCCCTCGCCCGGGATGCCGCGCTTGTCTTGGAGCAGCTGCG agcctgccAAGCGGAGCTGTCAGCCAGAGTGAAGCAGGAGGTGCCCACCCGAGGGTCCCCCCTGGGCAGagccctcctccccacagctG ATTCCAGCGGCTGGCAGGCCTCGCTGCAGACTCTGAGCCTCCCTGAGCTGTCAGGAGCACTGGAGGATCGAGTCCAGGAAATGG GGCGAGTGCTATGCTCAGTGACCCAGAGCTTGGAGAAGCTGCAAGTGCTGAACGGGAAGGAGAACTGGCGGGAGCCTTAG
- the ANKS3 gene encoding ankyrin repeat and SAM domain-containing protein 3 isoform X6, with protein MEAAAAGHEIIVQYFLNHGVRVDTRDHSGATARMLAKQYGHMKIVGLIDAHSPALPKNVYRSPDKFEDLSSSDESCPVPQRQRPCRKKGLSIHEGPRALARITAIGLGGKMQQPCREQVPLPGYVTFNSSDENPLVAGGLCYRDVTSPINDRDVESSSSSSREERALCASLGAGGRSSSSEGLTRAPGVSSEASLESNEDSDHACQSSVRKQTKSYMKTKNRYSNSASPWPPGTCPPGAASSPGSMTQTERCPHSGPQDLATLLDQIGCRKYLQVFEEQDVDLRIFLTLTESDLKEIGITLFGPKRKMTSAIARWHSSARPPSDALELAYADRLEAEMQELAIQLHKRCEEVEAMRGQVSQEQELRAVVESCLLEQDGARKDVHAQLQETWALARDAALVLEQLRACQAELSARVKQEVPTRGSPLGRALLPTADSSGWQASLQTLSLPELSGALEDRVQEMGRVLCSVTQSLEKLQVLNGKENWREP; from the exons ATGGAAGCAGCTGCCGCTGGCCATGAAATAATTGTGCAGTATTTTCTCAATCAT GGAGTGAGAGTGGACACAAGAGACCACAGCGGGGCCACAGCCCGGATGCTGGCCAAGCAGTACGGACACATGAAGATTGTGGGGCTGATCGACGCTCACTCGCCTGCTCTGCCCAAGAACGTCTACCGGAGTCCAG ACAAATTTGAAGACCTAAGCTCTTCGGATGAATCCTGCCCCGTTCCGCAGAGACAGAGGCCCTGTCGGAAGAAGGGCCTCAGCATCCATGAGGGGCCTCGAGCCTTGGCCAGGATCacagccattggacttgggggcAAGATGCAGCAGCCTTGCCGCG AGCAGGTGCCTCTGCCGGGCTACGTCACCTTCAACAGCAGCGACGAGAACCCGCTGGTGGCGGGAGGCCTCTGCTACAGGGACGTCACCTCCCCGATCAATGACCGGGATGtggagagcagcagcagcagcagtcgGG AAGAGCGCGCCCTCTGTGCCAGCCTGGGGGCCGGGGggcgcagcagcagcagcgaggGCCTGACCAGAGCCCCCGGAGTCAGCAGCGAGGCGTCGCTGGAGAGCAACGAG GATTCGGATCATGCCTGTCAGAGTTCGGTTCGCAAGCAAACTAAAAGCTACATGAAGACCAAGAATCGTTACAGCAACAGCGCCAGCCCTTGGCCTCCCGGCACCTGCCCTCCCGGGGCAGCCTCTTCCCCAGGATCCATGACCCAGACAGAGAGATGCCCCCATTCAGGACCTCAG GACCTCGCCACGCTGCTGGATCAGATCGGGTGTCGGAAGTACCTGCAGGTGTTCGAGGAGCAGGACGTGGACCTCCGCATCTTCCTGACCCTCACGGAGAGCGACCTGAAGGAAATCGGCATCAC CTTGTTTGGGCCGAAGAGGAAGATGACCTCTGCCATCGCCCGCTGGCACAGCAGCGCCCGTCCCCCCAGCGATGCCCTAGAACTGGCCTATGCCGACCGGCTCGAAGCGGAGATGCAGGAGCTCGCCATCCAGCTGCACAAG CGCTGTGAGGAGGTGGAGGCCATGCGGGGTCAGGTGTCGCAGGAGCAGGAGCTGCGCGCCGTGGTGGAGAGCTGCCTCCTGGAGCAGGACGGTGCCCGGAAGGACGTGCACGCCCAGCTGCAGGAGACCTGGGCCCTCGCCCGGGATGCCGCGCTTGTCTTGGAGCAGCTGCG agcctgccAAGCGGAGCTGTCAGCCAGAGTGAAGCAGGAGGTGCCCACCCGAGGGTCCCCCCTGGGCAGagccctcctccccacagctG ATTCCAGCGGCTGGCAGGCCTCGCTGCAGACTCTGAGCCTCCCTGAGCTGTCAGGAGCACTGGAGGATCGAGTCCAGGAAATGG GGCGAGTGCTATGCTCAGTGACCCAGAGCTTGGAGAAGCTGCAAGTGCTGAACGGGAAGGAGAACTGGCGGGAGCCTTAG